One window from the genome of Rariglobus hedericola encodes:
- a CDS encoding response regulator, whose protein sequence is MPRILIIDDEVSFRSMLRVALEQMGHVVSEAADGGAGVQAYITEPADVVVTDLIMPGKEGIETIMDLRRHDPQVKIIAMSGGGRMTTIDYLQIAKRVGAKKILPKPFGYEEIRVAITEILAPDATNPPAS, encoded by the coding sequence ATGCCGCGTATTTTGATCATCGATGATGAGGTTTCCTTCAGATCGATGTTGCGTGTGGCGCTGGAGCAAATGGGGCATGTCGTCAGCGAGGCAGCCGATGGTGGCGCGGGTGTGCAGGCTTATATCACAGAACCGGCCGATGTGGTGGTTACCGACCTGATTATGCCCGGGAAAGAAGGCATCGAGACAATCATGGATCTCCGCCGGCATGATCCGCAGGTGAAGATCATCGCCATGTCGGGTGGCGGACGCATGACGACAATTGATTACCTGCAAATCGCCAAGCGGGTGGGTGCAAAAAAAATACTACCCAAGCCTTTTGGTTATGAGGAAATCCGGGTGGCCATCACCGAGATTCTTGCGCCAGACGCTACGAATCCGCCGGCCAGCTAA
- the leuB gene encoding 3-isopropylmalate dehydrogenase: MPTLKFAVLPGDYIGPEVMTEALRVLEHVAKQENLTLSYTTADVGGAGIDNHGKALPDSTLALCKEADAILFGSVGGPKWEKLPPKEQPERAALLPLRKAFNLFANIRPGLLYSDLTDASPLKTERIPNGIDIVCIRELTGGIYFGLPKTTTTLENGEEQAVDTMVYKTSEIERIAEVAAVTARSRGKKVCSVDKANVLETSVLWRRVVTAYFAKNHPDLTLSHMYVDNAAMQLARDPNQFDVLFTENMFGDILSDEMAVICGSLGMLSSASLGTGKNSLGKPFGLFEPAGGTAPDIAGKGVANPCAQILSVAMMLRYSFGLDDIANKIEAAVRKAVATDGVRTGDIAFGKKSVGTKAMADAIIANL, from the coding sequence ATGCCGACCCTTAAATTTGCCGTTCTTCCTGGAGACTACATCGGGCCCGAGGTCATGACCGAGGCCCTTCGCGTGCTCGAGCACGTCGCCAAACAGGAAAACCTCACGCTTTCCTACACGACTGCCGACGTTGGCGGCGCCGGTATCGACAACCATGGCAAAGCCCTCCCTGACTCCACGCTGGCGCTCTGCAAAGAGGCCGATGCGATCCTCTTCGGTTCTGTCGGCGGCCCAAAATGGGAAAAGCTCCCCCCCAAGGAACAGCCCGAGCGCGCCGCCCTTCTACCGCTTCGCAAGGCCTTCAATCTTTTCGCCAACATCCGCCCGGGCCTTCTCTATTCCGACCTGACCGACGCCTCCCCGCTAAAGACCGAGCGCATCCCCAATGGCATCGACATCGTCTGTATCCGCGAGCTGACCGGCGGCATCTACTTCGGCCTCCCGAAGACGACCACCACCCTTGAAAATGGTGAAGAGCAGGCCGTCGATACGATGGTTTATAAAACCTCCGAGATCGAGCGCATCGCCGAGGTCGCCGCTGTCACCGCACGTTCCCGCGGCAAGAAGGTCTGCTCCGTGGACAAGGCCAATGTGCTCGAGACATCGGTTCTCTGGCGCCGCGTCGTCACCGCTTACTTCGCCAAGAACCACCCCGACCTCACCCTGAGCCACATGTATGTGGACAACGCCGCGATGCAGCTCGCGCGCGACCCCAACCAGTTCGACGTGCTCTTCACGGAAAACATGTTTGGCGACATCCTCTCCGACGAGATGGCGGTCATCTGCGGCTCCCTCGGCATGTTGTCCAGCGCCTCCCTCGGCACGGGCAAGAACTCCCTCGGCAAGCCCTTCGGTCTCTTCGAGCCCGCCGGTGGCACCGCCCCCGACATCGCCGGCAAAGGCGTCGCCAATCCGTGTGCTCAGATTCTCTCGGTCGCCATGATGCTCCGTTACAGCTTCGGGTTGGACGACATCGCCAACAAGATCGAGGCCGCTGTCCGCAAAGCCGTTGCCACCGACGGTGTTCGCACCGGCGACATCGCCTTCGGCAAAAAATCCGTGGGCACCAAGGCGATGGCCGACGCCATCATCGCCAACCTCTAA
- a CDS encoding MBL fold metallo-hydrolase gives MIIHTLPAGPIETNGFLLTDAARGEAVLIDAPGGIWAFVEPILIREKCRLTELWLTHGHWDHIQDAAKVVRASGAKVRGHLADRTFFDTPEIMSAFLSSRITLEKIAIDHWVAQGDRFEALGRSVEVRHVPGHCPGNVLFYFADECAAFVGDALFAGSVGRTDLPGGSREQLLAAIRAQIYTMPDATTVYPGHGPSTSVGVEKRSNPYVRG, from the coding sequence ATGATCATTCATACGCTGCCCGCCGGACCGATTGAGACCAATGGCTTTTTGCTGACGGACGCCGCGCGCGGGGAGGCCGTGTTGATTGACGCCCCCGGCGGAATCTGGGCGTTCGTGGAGCCGATTCTCATCCGCGAGAAGTGCCGGTTGACGGAGCTTTGGCTGACGCATGGACACTGGGACCACATTCAAGACGCGGCCAAAGTAGTGCGGGCCAGTGGGGCAAAAGTTCGCGGGCACCTGGCGGACCGGACTTTTTTCGATACGCCAGAAATCATGTCGGCGTTTCTGAGCAGTCGCATCACATTGGAGAAAATCGCCATCGATCATTGGGTGGCGCAAGGTGACCGCTTTGAAGCCTTGGGACGCTCGGTCGAGGTGCGCCACGTTCCGGGTCACTGTCCGGGGAATGTGTTATTCTATTTTGCGGATGAATGCGCAGCGTTTGTGGGAGATGCACTGTTTGCCGGTAGCGTGGGCCGCACGGATTTGCCCGGCGGGAGCCGCGAGCAGTTGCTGGCGGCGATCCGCGCGCAAATTTATACGATGCCTGATGCGACCACGGTTTATCCGGGACACGGTCCGAGCACGAGTGTGGGCGTGGAAAAACGGAGCAATCCGTATGTGCGCGGATGA
- the ribD gene encoding bifunctional diaminohydroxyphosphoribosylaminopyrimidine deaminase/5-amino-6-(5-phosphoribosylamino)uracil reductase RibD yields MSDLQQDEFFMRRAITLARKAWGQTHPNPLVGAVIVEGGNVVAEGFHAQDGGPHAERVALANLGRAPKPGATLYVTLEPCSTHGRTGACCDAIRESGIRRVVVGATDPNPAHTGRGFEVLKAGGIDVTSGVLATECADLNLIFNQWIATGGPLLAAKVAITLDGKIACRTGESKWITGEAARADVHAWRRYFPGIGAGAATIMKDNPKLTARTASGEVWCPLRFVFDGLLRTVTDAHLPDVYTDEFRDRTIVVTTQHGGMGYVKKLRNMGVQVWVMDTPTQRVGFADFRRKCVEEKIGGVYFEGGAQLISELLRSRQLDYLFAYRAPLLFADDKAKTMFTGLRPERIDQAVRLSEVRNEVFGDDSLMRGRVTYPEKLLLDETVFSLR; encoded by the coding sequence ATGAGCGATCTCCAGCAGGATGAATTTTTTATGCGCCGAGCGATCACGCTGGCGCGAAAAGCGTGGGGGCAGACCCATCCGAATCCATTGGTTGGTGCAGTGATCGTCGAGGGCGGAAATGTAGTGGCTGAAGGCTTTCATGCCCAAGACGGTGGGCCGCACGCGGAGCGCGTTGCTTTGGCGAATCTGGGTCGTGCGCCAAAGCCGGGGGCAACCCTATATGTGACCTTGGAACCATGTTCTACGCATGGGCGCACGGGGGCTTGTTGCGACGCTATACGCGAGTCAGGTATTCGCCGGGTGGTGGTTGGGGCGACTGATCCAAATCCGGCGCACACGGGGCGTGGATTTGAGGTGCTCAAGGCGGGCGGCATCGATGTGACTAGCGGTGTTCTCGCGACCGAGTGCGCAGACCTGAACCTGATTTTTAATCAATGGATTGCGACGGGGGGCCCGTTATTGGCCGCCAAGGTGGCAATTACGCTGGATGGTAAAATAGCCTGTCGCACCGGCGAATCCAAGTGGATCACCGGGGAAGCGGCGCGAGCTGATGTTCATGCCTGGCGTCGGTATTTTCCGGGTATTGGCGCCGGTGCGGCCACGATCATGAAGGACAATCCCAAGCTCACCGCGCGCACCGCTTCGGGTGAGGTCTGGTGCCCGTTACGCTTTGTATTCGATGGCTTGTTACGCACGGTGACGGATGCTCACTTGCCCGATGTTTACACGGATGAGTTTCGTGACCGCACGATAGTCGTCACGACTCAACATGGCGGGATGGGCTACGTGAAGAAATTGCGTAACATGGGTGTGCAAGTCTGGGTGATGGACACGCCTACCCAGCGAGTGGGTTTTGCCGATTTCAGAAGGAAGTGCGTGGAGGAGAAAATCGGCGGAGTTTATTTCGAAGGAGGTGCTCAGTTGATTAGCGAATTACTGCGTTCGCGACAGCTGGACTACCTGTTTGCCTACCGCGCGCCGCTGTTGTTTGCCGACGACAAGGCGAAGACAATGTTCACGGGTTTGCGGCCGGAACGCATCGATCAAGCGGTGAGGTTGTCGGAAGTGAGAAACGAAGTCTTTGGTGATGATTCGCTCATGCGCGGTCGAGTGACGTATCCGGAAAAACTTTTGCTCGATGAAACTGTATTTAGCCTCAGGTAA
- the rdgB gene encoding RdgB/HAM1 family non-canonical purine NTP pyrophosphatase — protein sequence MKLYLASGNAHKAAEMNALAQASGLDVEIISAKEVGGMPAVVEDTGTFIGNARKKALALKAMLPADAWVLADDSGLCVDALSGAPGVESAYYAGPQGDSAANLTKLVEVMKGVPIDNRGAHFICILLLAGPQNVEHVIEGRCEGRLLSKPEGGAGFGYDPLFVPQGYEESFSRLGDEAKNIISHRARAWAGLTEIIKTLDCR from the coding sequence ATGAAACTGTATTTAGCCTCAGGTAACGCACACAAAGCAGCCGAGATGAACGCGCTCGCACAGGCGAGCGGACTCGACGTGGAAATCATATCCGCAAAGGAGGTGGGAGGAATGCCTGCGGTCGTTGAAGACACGGGCACATTTATTGGTAACGCACGCAAAAAGGCATTGGCACTTAAGGCGATGCTGCCGGCTGATGCTTGGGTGCTCGCGGATGACAGCGGCCTCTGTGTCGATGCACTTAGCGGAGCGCCGGGGGTAGAGTCGGCATATTACGCCGGTCCACAGGGTGATAGTGCGGCTAATCTAACAAAATTGGTCGAAGTGATGAAGGGAGTGCCTATAGACAATCGAGGCGCTCATTTTATCTGTATCCTACTGCTTGCGGGGCCTCAAAATGTAGAGCATGTCATCGAGGGGCGCTGTGAGGGCAGGCTATTAAGTAAACCAGAAGGAGGGGCGGGCTTTGGTTACGACCCTTTGTTTGTTCCTCAAGGTTATGAGGAGAGTTTTTCCCGTTTGGGTGATGAGGCTAAGAATATCATCAGTCACCGTGCCCGGGCTTGGGCGGGATTGACTGAAATTATAAAGACATTGGATTGTCGCTAA
- a CDS encoding PilW family protein, whose product MNSARAKILSLWQRLRLKKGFTLVEILISMTIAIVILGFALSLLISSSVTAKKVTTVTRLNERSSYLHQHMTTEISAAIAPPYLEKPNPAEPQHYARISYLVNVGVPGSTKAADSFASSIVVTFKARTKPQAGDFLVLASPSFSIDAYTDAAGNDNPGIAGARIASVTDNRGANADGDVTLTFSQPFSAYSIAAGKAVESIPADRLATILRQRAYEVLAQDGITKLAWYENTAGDPTPKFIADYLEPDQYPFGSVKDGTADGNKKVPDKFVTLDIRINSAPTEKLTIYQGKNSDFYTKGSVAGILINKGGDTFNRIDPPDIPNNTPTPTPTPTVTPTPTRTPTPTRTPTSTPTPTSTPTATPTPTLTPTITPTPTLTPTPTRTPTITPTPTITPTPTITPTPTRTPTRTSTPTITPTPTITPTPTITPTRTPTRTRTPTRTPTITPTPTRTPTITPTPTITPTPTRTPTPTITPTPLPTNTPTQTPTITPTPTRTPIPTITPTPVATPTRTPTPAPTGTPTPTPSPTRTRTPTPTPLPDF is encoded by the coding sequence ATGAACTCCGCTCGCGCCAAAATACTTTCGCTGTGGCAACGGTTAAGACTCAAAAAGGGATTCACCTTGGTCGAGATCTTGATTTCGATGACGATTGCCATCGTTATACTAGGCTTCGCATTAAGCCTGTTAATTAGCAGTTCGGTGACGGCAAAAAAAGTCACCACCGTCACCCGCCTGAATGAGCGTTCAAGCTATCTGCATCAGCATATGACAACAGAGATTTCTGCGGCAATTGCTCCGCCCTATCTCGAGAAACCAAATCCTGCTGAACCTCAACATTATGCGCGCATCAGCTATTTAGTGAACGTTGGCGTGCCGGGGTCAACAAAAGCAGCCGACTCATTCGCCTCATCGATAGTAGTAACATTTAAAGCCCGCACAAAACCTCAAGCCGGAGACTTTCTTGTGCTGGCTAGCCCTAGTTTTTCAATTGATGCATACACAGATGCAGCGGGGAATGATAACCCAGGTATCGCAGGCGCCCGTATCGCCAGCGTCACGGATAATCGCGGCGCCAATGCCGATGGGGATGTAACATTAACATTCAGCCAGCCTTTCTCTGCCTACTCCATTGCTGCCGGAAAAGCAGTCGAGTCAATTCCCGCAGATCGATTGGCTACAATACTGCGTCAACGGGCCTATGAGGTCTTAGCTCAAGACGGTATAACCAAATTGGCTTGGTATGAAAATACCGCAGGAGATCCCACGCCAAAGTTCATAGCAGACTACCTAGAGCCGGACCAATATCCATTCGGATCAGTAAAAGACGGAACCGCTGACGGGAATAAAAAAGTGCCCGATAAGTTTGTCACTTTGGATATCAGGATCAATTCCGCCCCCACGGAAAAACTCACCATTTACCAAGGTAAAAACAGTGATTTTTACACCAAGGGCTCAGTTGCAGGCATACTCATCAACAAAGGAGGTGACACCTTTAATCGTATTGATCCACCGGACATCCCTAACAATACGCCTACACCTACACCTACACCCACTGTAACACCTACGCCGACGCGCACCCCTACGCCCACGCGCACGCCTACGTCTACGCCGACACCCACAAGCACTCCAACGGCTACGCCTACTCCTACGCTTACACCGACCATCACCCCGACACCTACGCTCACCCCCACGCCTACGCGAACGCCCACGATTACACCGACACCGACCATCACCCCGACTCCCACAATCACACCTACCCCCACGCGCACGCCTACGCGAACCTCCACGCCCACAATCACACCCACACCCACGATAACGCCCACTCCGACAATTACGCCTACTCGCACGCCGACACGCACTCGCACCCCCACGCGCACACCCACCATTACACCCACACCCACAAGGACGCCGACCATCACACCGACGCCCACAATTACACCTACCCCCACGCGCACACCTACACCCACGATTACACCCACACCGCTGCCAACCAATACACCGACACAGACACCCACAATTACGCCCACGCCCACACGCACCCCTATACCCACCATTACACCCACTCCGGTCGCCACGCCGACCCGCACACCTACTCCCGCTCCCACAGGCACGCCCACGCCCACGCCCAGCCCTACGCGCACACGCACACCTACACCTACGCCGTTACCCGACTTTTAA
- a CDS encoding type IV pilus modification PilV family protein: MNPKYSTFETTFLNPRRGACARETNVRSPKKRGLTLVEVMVATILLTMLMAGLLMALVQSYRLSAETRIRNEVRFALRSMADQFLLNSIPYTAAAELVANPPTPLFKFAATPTGEGLSWRKDLNVFTVKPTTADSDVYINGTSSGLTVPMGAASGAPINVVFTRSVIRISPSTGTEMTPDLANSPAGFLLRADFSARFTILGRPLTQSITVLRSVP; the protein is encoded by the coding sequence ATGAACCCAAAATACAGCACATTTGAAACGACGTTCCTCAACCCACGGAGGGGTGCCTGCGCGCGTGAAACAAATGTCCGATCACCAAAAAAACGTGGTCTAACACTGGTGGAAGTTATGGTGGCCACCATACTCCTCACGATGCTCATGGCCGGCCTGCTCATGGCTCTGGTGCAGTCATATCGACTGTCCGCCGAAACCCGCATACGTAACGAAGTCCGATTCGCGCTTCGCTCGATGGCTGATCAGTTCTTGCTCAACAGCATCCCCTACACAGCAGCAGCCGAGCTGGTAGCCAACCCGCCTACTCCACTGTTTAAATTTGCCGCCACGCCAACTGGAGAAGGACTGTCTTGGCGAAAAGACTTAAACGTATTTACCGTTAAACCAACCACGGCAGATAGTGACGTCTACATAAATGGAACTTCGTCCGGGCTTACTGTGCCAATGGGTGCGGCCAGCGGTGCACCAATCAATGTCGTTTTCACGAGATCCGTTATACGCATAAGCCCATCGACGGGGACAGAAATGACGCCAGATTTGGCCAATAGCCCTGCTGGATTTCTTCTCCGTGCGGACTTTTCCGCACGATTCACGATTTTAGGACGACCACTGACCCAATCAATCACCGTGCTTCGCTCAGTGCCATGA
- a CDS encoding DUF2298 domain-containing protein yields MQYLGTGFTVILLWVNLWGLGLATGLFWRNRWLALSVGPWLWATVFFAIETHWGLGSLRGLGSVATVGALGLIVLSNTKWLPNRLRGLDGWLQGWREEFNLVSAKTCLFTFGGLFLYVFAWRWAFPSIDGSAEKIADLSFISSYLVGGTIPVADAWLYPYRFTQYYSFQHYSGALLGRMFGFSPGETYNYAFCVLNALAALAFAGGVSLLARRNWVKIMLVVGFVVGGSGVSGLTPLFFQDAKLWNSQRFIGTEPYSQAPVGTWLKEYADNYPTVELSGEWFSYSVSLGDYHAPLAGFYLLALGVLSVVLAERTKLRRYTFLVGATLTWTVMANTWSFPLQLMAVGAWCMWNRSRWRVDWPMVVLGAAATWLAAAIYLKIFTVAASEYQNNLRWVSSELHAPWLLFTMYMLPTIGLAVLAFYSRSRALLGLGLLALAYLAFSELFYIDDVYEGAHERFNATLKWWPWIATWVLLVLGPLLIDGAKQRWVRVLAIILCAYPSLYAWELGRYWLLTPKFYAGRMEGDGYLRRDEPAKQLLERLKLEPYGAVIERTNRDSFTDSSYLPLFAGKPMWLGWSGHEALWRGYPSFVWQRLDRLERFFKGEITGNDADWKSERISYVLWYQPADTEELWLKLNEAIQKDYEWCVIYITPDGKRVGFWRLRSMVALNTQVST; encoded by the coding sequence ATGCAATATTTAGGCACGGGTTTTACGGTGATTCTTCTTTGGGTTAACCTATGGGGACTCGGGCTGGCGACGGGGTTGTTTTGGCGTAACCGTTGGCTGGCGCTGTCGGTTGGACCCTGGCTATGGGCCACTGTGTTTTTCGCGATCGAAACCCACTGGGGGCTGGGCAGTCTTCGAGGCTTGGGATCGGTGGCCACGGTTGGCGCACTTGGGTTGATCGTCCTGAGCAACACGAAGTGGCTTCCGAATCGACTGAGAGGTTTGGATGGCTGGCTGCAAGGCTGGCGTGAGGAATTTAATTTGGTTTCGGCGAAAACCTGTCTGTTCACGTTTGGCGGACTCTTTTTGTATGTTTTTGCCTGGAGGTGGGCATTTCCGAGCATTGATGGATCGGCCGAAAAGATAGCGGACCTGTCCTTTATCAGCAGCTATCTGGTTGGCGGCACCATTCCCGTGGCCGATGCCTGGCTCTACCCGTATCGATTTACCCAATACTACAGTTTTCAGCATTATTCGGGGGCTTTGCTGGGGCGCATGTTTGGGTTTTCTCCGGGTGAAACTTATAACTACGCTTTTTGCGTTTTGAACGCCTTGGCCGCACTGGCTTTTGCCGGCGGTGTGTCCCTGCTGGCGCGCCGGAATTGGGTGAAGATCATGTTGGTGGTCGGATTTGTGGTGGGTGGCAGCGGCGTGTCCGGGCTCACCCCTTTGTTTTTCCAAGATGCAAAGCTATGGAACAGCCAGCGATTCATCGGCACGGAGCCTTACAGTCAGGCTCCTGTTGGCACTTGGTTGAAGGAATATGCCGACAACTATCCGACGGTAGAGCTTTCCGGCGAGTGGTTCTCCTACTCGGTTTCCCTCGGTGACTACCACGCGCCTTTGGCAGGATTTTATCTTTTGGCGCTAGGAGTGCTTAGCGTGGTTTTAGCTGAGCGAACGAAGCTTCGCCGTTACACGTTTTTGGTGGGAGCGACGCTTACGTGGACGGTCATGGCGAACACTTGGAGCTTTCCTCTTCAATTGATGGCGGTCGGTGCATGGTGCATGTGGAATCGCTCCCGATGGCGGGTGGACTGGCCAATGGTGGTGTTGGGAGCGGCAGCCACGTGGCTGGCGGCGGCAATTTATCTGAAGATTTTCACCGTGGCTGCTTCCGAGTATCAGAACAACCTGCGCTGGGTATCCTCGGAACTCCATGCTCCATGGCTGCTGTTCACGATGTATATGCTGCCCACGATTGGGTTGGCGGTGCTGGCGTTTTATTCACGCAGCCGGGCCCTGCTAGGGCTGGGATTGTTGGCGTTGGCCTATCTGGCCTTCAGCGAATTGTTTTACATCGACGATGTTTACGAGGGGGCGCACGAGCGTTTCAACGCGACGCTCAAGTGGTGGCCATGGATAGCCACTTGGGTTCTTTTGGTTCTGGGGCCGCTCCTCATTGACGGCGCCAAACAGCGATGGGTGCGAGTGCTTGCCATCATTCTTTGCGCATACCCTTCGTTGTATGCGTGGGAGTTAGGACGCTACTGGTTGCTCACTCCGAAGTTCTATGCGGGACGCATGGAGGGGGATGGCTATTTGCGCAGGGATGAGCCGGCCAAGCAGCTTTTGGAGCGATTGAAACTGGAACCTTACGGCGCAGTCATCGAGCGGACCAATCGTGATTCGTTTACGGATTCGTCGTATCTGCCGCTTTTTGCAGGAAAACCCATGTGGTTGGGTTGGTCGGGACATGAGGCGCTCTGGCGCGGATATCCGTCGTTCGTCTGGCAGCGACTTGATCGCCTTGAGCGCTTCTTCAAAGGTGAAATCACGGGGAATGATGCTGACTGGAAGTCGGAGAGAATTTCCTATGTCTTGTGGTATCAGCCCGCCGACACCGAAGAGCTTTGGTTAAAGCTCAATGAGGCGATCCAAAAGGATTACGAGTGGTGCGTGATTTACATCACACCGGATGGAAAGCGGGTGGGCTTCTGGCGCTTGCGCTCAATGGTGGCGCTCAACACACAGGTCTCCACTTAA
- a CDS encoding glycosyltransferase family 2 protein, translating to MRIELSVVMPCYNEAEGLAQAIRRVHAVCKGLFLTHEILIIDDGSTDGSWAIVEDAAQSIPEVRGLRFSRNFGHEAASSAGLRHARGIQVLILDADLQDPPELLAELRAKMAEGYDVVYGVRRSRAGESWLKLVSAKLFYRVFNLLTDNPIPEDTGDFRLMTRRAVDAFVAMPESVVFLRGMISWIGFPQVGIYYDRKPRETGRSKYNFRKLLGLCIEAITGFSVRPLRIAFVMSMALFLGALGLTAVILIGWLSGRGSSDIALVMMVISFIGGVQTLVMGVIGEYLGKLFVESKGRPLYLIRDTIDKAALDAESR from the coding sequence ATGAGAATCGAGCTGTCGGTCGTGATGCCTTGTTACAACGAGGCCGAAGGTCTCGCTCAGGCAATCAGGCGGGTTCACGCAGTGTGCAAAGGACTTTTTCTCACCCATGAAATCTTGATCATCGACGATGGCTCGACTGATGGATCTTGGGCCATCGTAGAGGATGCAGCGCAGTCGATTCCCGAGGTCAGGGGCCTGCGTTTTTCAAGAAATTTCGGGCACGAAGCTGCGTCGTCGGCGGGGCTGCGGCATGCCCGTGGTATTCAAGTTCTGATACTGGATGCCGATTTGCAAGACCCTCCTGAATTGCTGGCCGAATTGCGTGCAAAAATGGCGGAAGGTTATGATGTGGTCTATGGAGTGCGTCGTTCCCGTGCGGGCGAATCGTGGTTGAAACTGGTTTCTGCAAAGTTGTTTTATCGTGTTTTCAATCTGCTCACGGATAACCCGATTCCCGAGGATACGGGAGACTTCCGATTGATGACCCGGCGTGCGGTTGATGCATTTGTCGCCATGCCTGAGTCGGTGGTTTTCTTGAGGGGAATGATCAGTTGGATCGGGTTTCCGCAGGTTGGCATTTACTATGATCGCAAGCCGCGTGAGACCGGGCGTTCCAAATATAATTTCAGAAAACTGCTGGGATTGTGCATCGAGGCTATCACGGGGTTTTCCGTTCGTCCGTTGCGAATCGCATTTGTGATGAGCATGGCGTTGTTTCTCGGGGCGCTGGGGCTGACTGCGGTCATTTTGATCGGCTGGCTGAGCGGACGAGGAAGTTCGGACATCGCCCTGGTCATGATGGTGATTTCATTCATCGGCGGTGTTCAGACATTGGTGATGGGTGTGATCGGCGAGTATCTGGGAAAGCTTTTTGTCGAATCCAAAGGGCGACCGCTTTATCTGATCCGTGACACCATTGATAAGGCAGCGCTTGACGCTGAAAGCCGTTAA
- a CDS encoding UbiA family prenyltransferase has translation MSLPDYQTSRVVAVDLDGTLLKADLSWELLMAYLRARPWRLFCVLGWVSAGGLVRLKSNLAERVLIEGEHLPWNDEVIDWCEQHAQKGGRVVLATASPLKAAQSITGHFKFITEVLGSDEVINLKAQAKADALTFRFGHEGFDYIGNSSADLPVWRAAQNAFFVGTESVRNGFQHRLEAKRLIPITGGSDRLEPVLLAALRPHQWLKNLLILVPLLGAHRWNDPACWWLIGPALLALCCVASATYILNDLTDLESDRRHPRKKRRAFASGQLGIPTGLLFIGVLLFTGGALALVSGLTALAAVSGYVILSIAYSLGLKKIAIVDVVWLSCMYTYRVLIGGAITGVVVSSWLLAYTISLFLGLAFLKRYVELGSSNAGESVQVPGRGYDGSDASRIRAGGIAAGLVSTVVLGFYLRSPASIVLYADPRWLWVVVLAMAGWLARIWIMAGHKKVDDDPVWFAAKDPVTWLISAVCIAALMLAGPL, from the coding sequence ATGAGTCTTCCAGACTATCAGACGAGTCGGGTGGTGGCGGTGGATCTTGATGGAACGTTGTTAAAGGCGGATTTGTCCTGGGAGCTTTTAATGGCTTACCTGCGAGCACGTCCGTGGCGGCTGTTCTGTGTTTTGGGCTGGGTGAGCGCGGGTGGCCTTGTCCGGTTAAAATCAAATCTGGCTGAGCGCGTATTGATAGAGGGCGAACACCTGCCTTGGAACGACGAGGTGATCGACTGGTGCGAGCAGCATGCGCAAAAGGGCGGGCGTGTCGTGCTCGCCACGGCGTCTCCTCTAAAAGCGGCTCAATCAATCACTGGGCATTTTAAGTTTATCACCGAGGTTTTGGGGAGCGATGAAGTGATTAATCTCAAGGCTCAAGCCAAGGCGGATGCACTTACATTCAGGTTTGGCCACGAAGGATTTGATTACATTGGAAACAGCTCGGCCGACCTCCCGGTTTGGCGTGCGGCTCAAAATGCGTTTTTTGTGGGGACGGAGTCGGTGCGCAATGGATTTCAACACCGGCTTGAGGCGAAACGCTTGATCCCGATTACTGGTGGAAGTGACCGTTTGGAGCCTGTGCTGCTGGCTGCATTGCGTCCTCATCAATGGCTGAAAAACTTATTGATACTGGTGCCTTTGCTCGGAGCCCATCGTTGGAATGATCCGGCTTGCTGGTGGTTGATTGGACCTGCACTGCTGGCGCTTTGCTGCGTGGCATCCGCTACCTATATTTTAAACGACCTGACTGACCTTGAGTCGGATCGCAGGCATCCACGAAAAAAACGAAGGGCGTTCGCTAGTGGTCAATTAGGGATTCCTACGGGACTGCTATTTATCGGAGTGCTCTTGTTTACGGGTGGCGCGCTGGCACTCGTTTCCGGCCTGACGGCTTTGGCGGCCGTGAGCGGATACGTGATTCTATCGATCGCGTATTCTTTAGGTCTCAAGAAAATCGCAATCGTGGATGTGGTGTGGCTTTCGTGCATGTATACGTATCGCGTTCTGATCGGAGGAGCGATTACCGGCGTGGTGGTTTCATCCTGGCTGCTGGCGTATACGATCAGTTTGTTTCTTGGGCTGGCATTTTTGAAGCGTTATGTGGAGTTGGGGTCATCAAATGCCGGCGAATCGGTGCAGGTTCCCGGGCGTGGTTACGACGGAAGTGATGCATCGCGAATACGAGCGGGAGGTATTGCCGCGGGTTTGGTATCGACGGTGGTGCTGGGCTTTTATTTACGAAGTCCGGCCAGCATCGTATTGTATGCTGATCCACGCTGGTTGTGGGTGGTTGTTCTCGCGATGGCTGGCTGGTTGGCCAGAATATGGATCATGGCAGGTCACAAAAAAGTGGATGATGATCCCGTTTGGTTCGCGGCAAAAGATCCGGTGACTTGGCTTATTTCGGCGGTATGCATCGCGGCTTTGATGTTGGCGGGACCTCTGTGA